The genome window ttctgcgcccccccccctctctcccggGGTAAGCTGCATTGGGAAGGTTCAGCTTTAATAGCCGCTGGCATCTTTTCTGTGTGAATGTGTTCGTTCCCCCTTTTAAAGCCGCCTTAAGTCATCAGCCGCCGCTGCGTTTCCTGGATTAGCGCATTCCACAAATAAGTTGCGAGCGCGGGTACTTTTCCTTTGTCTGCCGCTGGATCAACCGTCGGCCTGGGTGCCCCGAGTACTTGGTATTTGGGAAAGCGAAAGGGGGGGAAAAAACTTTCCGTGCCTTTCTGTAATACTGAGGCTTATGATCACAGctcctatctttttaaaaagcctaggaAGAATGTGAGCGTTGATTCAAGGGAGCAGGTGTAGCCTAGTTGCTAATACTGCAATTCTGTCTATACACACTTAACTTGTGATTAAACGTGCATAGGATTTGGGCTATATGAGAATGACTTTTGAATTTTGCCTTCAGCTTAGATTTTGCAGTGAGCAAAGTATTACCTTGGACAATCGACTTTCTGCCTCTGTCTTTACCACTTATTAAAGCTTAACCTTTCAGCTAAGCATTAACTCTAGGAGCATTTATTGCTTAAAATATACATGGTAATTTGAAGTTGCTTTGGAAAGATTTTTTAGGTCTTTTTCCAGGTAGTGCAGTGTACTTTGCACAGTTGGTGTAAAGAACTTTTGGAAGTGATAAATACAGTTATTAAGGAAGCTCATCTGAGTTCAAAAGAGACGGATTCTTGTAACACCACCAAAGGCTTGGATTGTAGTCCTGTAGGGCCTGCTTTTGAGTAATAAATGTGTAGAATTGAGCTATAAACAGGTTCATTGTGATACAAGTTTAAGTGGACTACAGCTTAATTCGTCAGGCTCGTGACTTATGCTTAGGTGCCAGTTGTGGACAactcttcatgcatctgaaatGAATTTTGATGTGTGAAAGGTCATGCCACAATACACTAATTGGTCTTTCAGGTGTCATATGACTTGTTGCTGCTGGGTGTTTGCCACAAAAGTGTAATTTAGCTATCCTGAGGAAACTCATTGTTGCCTAAGTCATTTTGCTTTGAAAAACAGTTATTATTTATGTTAGAGATCTTTTTGAATAATTGTATCAGGCCTTAACTATGATTTTCTCTCTGCTCCTCCCCCTCATTGAAATACAAACTAAGTGCAGGACAGGCctttacattatatatatatattgcttaaATCAGTATGTGCACTGAAGAGCACTATGCAGTCTGTTCTTAAAAGCTCTATCATCTTGCTCGGCTGTTCTGCCCCCATCACCATGCTCCAGTAGGAACAAGCTCAGTCAGATATGTTGGTACTTAGGATTCTTGCCACTTCTCTTCTTCCCATGCAAATGGTTACACTCTGTGGTTGGAGAAAGCAGACTGGACTCTGTGTTTTGGTTAAATCAGCTTGGCTGTGTTGAAAAATGGTAAGgacttgtattttaaaaatacttcttttAACAGCTACGTGAACAAATAGCACAGAAAGTAAGGATGTTAAGTACCTCATTCAAGAGCATTCTGTTTTCCTGTATTCTGTTCTACTCCCCTTAGCATGCACTGTACAGGACCTAAAGCATTCTTTTGTTATAAGTAACTGTTTTTGTGGAGGTGGCCTGGGGTCTTACCATATGTATGAACCTGGTACTTGCTCACCCACTTTCAAGATTCATAAATTTTTCAAACATTTTCTTTGACCATATATAGCCTTCCCTAAACAGCCTTACATACACTGTTCTCTTTGTGTGGCTGAGTCTGTagtaaaaatttaaattaaggtTTTTCCTCACCCACATCTCGCCCTGCTAAATGGGTCAGAATGTGTGGAAGATGTGAATTGCTTACTGCACAAGCTTTTGGATCAAGAACTTCCACCAGCCATTCTTATTAGGCTTGTGCTGGGATAGACCCATGGATTGATGAAATCAGTGTTAGCTGTTCTTATAGGAAAGACATATAAGATGTTCattttggtttcgttttccccTATTACTAATTCCTTCAAAACTTTTTTGCAATTAAGAATTAAGCAATATATGCTTACaacaaaaatgttatttgttgataaaaatgttattagatatgaagacagatggtaaagaaagaataaagatatttaaatagaagtgaaatatttGAAGTAAGTTTAAGTTCCATATACATGTATGTAGATTTTATTTTAGGTTTATACAATCATAGcttatattttatgtttgtatgaTTGTATGTTTGTAAatggaaataaaaattaaaatacaaacaaaactTTTCCATAAGGATTCCAAGCTTCAGATTTTCCTTGGTCTTGCCTTTATAGATTCCAGTTACAGAGAGGACTGTGGGTACACTGCCTTGAAACAAAGACCAGACATTTTCCCATGAGGACATCATTGTAGTTATTCATCTCTTTTTTTTGCAGGGACGCAGAGGATGCAGTGTATGGACGGGATGGATATGATTATGATGGATATCGTCTGCGCGTGGAGTTCCCTCGAAGTGGCCGGGGCACTGGCAGGggaggcggtggaggaggaggtggtggagccCCAAGGGGCCGATATGGACCCCCATCTAGACGCTCGGAGTACAGAGTGACAGTGTCAGGTAAGTCATCTATATAGTTGAGGGAAAACAACCTTGATTGAGGTCAGCCTTGACACCACTAATTAGGTGAGCTGGTGGTGATACAGAATCTTTAGATTATTTACTTTTGTGCCAGCTGTATTTATGTATTCAAGGCTGCAGCTGAAGTTTGAACAATTTTATTTTGTGAATAGTGCAACTTGTCATCTCagctgtaatttttaaaatgtatgttttgTTCTGCTGAACAACTTAAAAGCATGTTGATATTTGTTGGAGCGTGACTGGAGGATTCAGGGACTAATGGAGCCCTTTGGCCTTGTATCTTCTGTCTTCTACTACTACAATTCTTTACTGTTCCCTCACTTTTTGATCCCTGCCAAACAAGAATCTTAAACCAGAAGTAAGCATAATGGAAGTAAATATATTACAGGTGTGTCTCATTTCCATACATGGTTGAATGAGAACTCCTGGAAACCAGTGCAGAACTTCAGACTTTTTCAGTCCTCCTTCCAGCCTTTGTATATACTGTGATGAGTAAATGAGGTCGTGAAAGGCACCCATCTTACTTTACCAGAATTCCACTAGAAATAACTTGCAACTGTCTCTTGTTCAGGACTGCCTCCCAGTGGAAGCTGGCAGGATTTAAAGGATCACATGCGTGAAGCAGGTGATGTATGTTATGCTGATGTTTACCGAGATGGAACTGGTGTCGTGGAGTTTGTACGGAAAGAAGACATGACCTACGCAGTGCGAAAACTGGATAACACTAAGTTTAGATCTCATGAGGTAGGTTTCCTGCTTACGTTTTGACCAGAATTGGATGCACAGGGCTTAAACAATAGGATTGAAGGTAAGGAGGTGCAGTCTCTCTGTTTGCAGCTCTAATAAGTGCAGAAAGCTAGTTGGGTAATCACACGTTATGAATTTTTGCCAAGAGATgatgctttttctcttggttcttGTAAAAATGTCGGCATGCCTGCAAAGATGGCTTGAAAGCGTAGACCTTTCAATCGAAAGTTGTGTCTGTTTGCTAGGGAGAAACTGCCTACATCCGTGTAAAAGTTGATGGCCCAAGAAGTCCAAGTTATGGAAGATCTCGTTCTCGCAGCCGTAGTCGTAGCAGAAGCCGTAGCCGAAGCAACAGCAGGAGTCGCAGTTATTCCCCAAGAAGAAGCAGAGGATCTCCACGCTACTCTCCACGCCACAGCAGATCACGTTCTCGTACATAAATGATCCTTAATGGTGCTTTTTTTGTAGAACCCCCCGTGTTGTATGCAGTTTTCCTTTACTCagtacagtttttttttaaattctagcTGTTTTACTCAAAATGGCGAAGGTGTTGAATTGCGTTCTTGTATAATATCCCTAGTGAGATTTTGCTCCTTCACATCAACATTCCCTCAAATCTTTGATGAAATGTATTTTAACTGATGCATAGGCAGGGTTCTCTCCATTTAGTTTTAGTTTGGCACCCACACTCTTCCAACTGTGGTATTgctgtgtaaaatgtctgttCAGCTATGGTTTCTATAGGCTGGGTTTGCTGGGGGTTGTTTGGGTTTGACTTGTCTCTTATGGGGGAGCTTACACTTTATCTTGCCTTTTCATGTGTCTTTCTGTAGACATATCTGAAGAGATGGATTAAGAATGCTTTGGATTAAAGGATTGTGGAGCACATGTCAATCATTTTAGGATTGTCAAAAGGAGGATTGAGGAGGATCAGATCAATAATGGAGGCAATGGTATGACTCCAAGTGCTATTGTCACAGATGAAATTGGCAGTATTGACCTTATACTGAAAGCTGGATACCCGTGCATGTTAACTTGTCCCACTGTGTTTTTGGTTAGGATTATAGCCCACAGTTGCTTTAGTCATTTTAAGTACTATGGTGGCAATTATGTCCAGATGTGCCTGTATGGCTCTGTCAGACCTTGGGGGTGGGTGCATACTTGACCGACTTCAATTATCAGTGGTTGATTAGAGGTGCCTATCTCATAGAAAGCTTGTAAATGCAGGTTTCTTCAAGCCTGTGGGTATAATCTCAATACTGCTAAAATCTGCATGTCCTCTGTGTGACTGATATAGCATTGCTGTTTCACCTTCTTAAAAGTAACTGAATGAAAGCTGGGAGGTAGAAGAAACACCCCTCGGTGGGAATTATCTTTAAGTCTTGCCCCCCCTTTTCCTTCATGATAAGTCAGAATTGACTCACTGGCACGTTTAATACTTCAGTTAACTTTTAGTACCTTCCAGACTGAAGGACAGTAATCAGCTTTTAGTTGTAGACATGCAGTAGGTGGATAGCTTTAGCAACAAGTTTTTGCAACTTCATAAACTTTTTGCAACCACAAAACCTGTAATGCACCATATAGTAATAAATATGTTGGCATTATCAGTTGTCCTATGTAAATATTAGTATGTTTCCTCCAAATGATAAATATTGCTAAATCTAAGCTTCACTATTCAAAAGCTTTGTCATGGGGAACTGATAGTTATCGATGCCTGTCTCTGTTATTCATTGGCAGACATAACTGATCATTCCCCAGAATCCTATTTTTCATTACAGTATCTAACTTTTTGCCTcctcttttttggttttgctggTTATAAAGGTTTGGATTGGAGAGGGCTCACTGGATCCCAATCCTTGGAGCTGGATCATTGGATTCAAATCATATTGTGGATAGGATAGGGAGGATCAATTGCAAGGATTCATGGAGCGGGATCAAATTACCAGGAACATAGGAGTGGATTCCTGCCCCAACCAAACCGCACTCGTGTGGATTTTTATTCAACTCAATTGGCTATTCCAAAGATTCTTTTTCCTATTTTTGACGATTGGAGCCCTTAAGATGCACGATGGAGCTTTCATTTTTTGGTAAAAGGAGCAAAGCAAGGACCTGGAGAGGTACGCTGGAGCATTCTCCTTGGAAGGATTCAGCACGAGTAGATGGTAAATGttaaaggggaaagggggggttgttttaaaacattaaacCAATAAGTCAATTTCTCTAAATTTAATGATGCAGAAATTGGAGTCTAAGATTAAGTAGGCTTTCAATTGGCTATTGCCTCTTTTCTTTTgacaaataaaattttattaaaaaagtgCATGGTGGTTTTGTTGTGCTAAATAATACCTTGCATTGTCTTGTGCCATGATGAATTCAGTTTTTAAGCTCCTGAGAACTGAAGTTAAGACAGGGCCATATGGTACTCCATGGCCCATCCTTCCACTTGTACTGGATCATTGGCAGTAGGTCTGTGGGGAGCAGTCTGGTGGGCTGAGTGTGGTCCCTCCGGAAGCTGAGTATCTCTGATCCTATGCTCATGCATTCTGCTGATCTGTAGTGAGGTCTAGACTGGCCTTGCAAAACAACTGTTGGTGAGTAATGGGTTTTGGATAACAGTACAAGGTAAGAGTTTCCAACTTCTCTGGAGCAAAGCAAGTTAACTGAGCCAGTGCTTTAGTTTCTTGCAGATGGTTCTTTGAAGTGCAGAGGAGCTAAGTGGCATGACTCAGTGTCTCTTGTACTCTCAATGAGTTTACTCAGGGAAAGATTTTCTTGACGAATACTTGCTGAAAGAATAAGGGAAGCACTTGACTAAGGATACCCCACAAATCCCACCCTCCTAGATTTAATAGGTTATTTGTGCCAGGTACTCAGTGTTTAGAGTTATGGGTTCCAACATATCTGTGCAGGGAGGAATTGTAGCACATGAGAACAGCCCTCACAAAAGTACTAAGACGGTGGTGTGCAGGGATGTGATAATGCCCCTTCCCCTGACCACACCCCAAAAAACTATTAATGCAGCAGCAATAAACCTTAGCACACTTAGTCTCGAGCAGCATTTAAGTAGTGTGTGAGATTAGTGTTGAACATACACAATCTTCTCATGTGGTTAATCCATGAAAGTGTTTATCTGGTTGTCCAGGTCAGTGTCTCCCAATCTGTAGGTTGGGACCCAAAAGTGGATTGCAGTGCCTCAGACCGAGTTACAGGCCAGCCATTTCTAATGGCAGCTTATGCCTTTTTcacccttccctccttttctAGCTTCTCATATTCTTGCCTTGCCCTTTCTCGCCAATAATTAGAGGGAAAAATTCTGTCTGGCAACTAGTCATTTTACAGTAGAAcgggggtccccaactttttctGAGCCTGTgtgcacatttggaattctgccaCACTGTGGCGGGCACAGCAAGGAAATGGTTgtcacaaaatagctgctgtatgcggcagagccagccacaaaatggctgctacagttaATCTTCAGTCACAGTGAAAATCCTTCttctgtggaagcagtttctgccaaagcaatgttaaaaatctgcataaccaatactccaatggccaatctgaagccatgctttgcaaaagccctcaTGGCctcacccattttctaaaaacacttgggcaCCACAAAAAGtggcccatgggcaccatgttggggacccctgcaaaGAGTAGATGAGACAGGCAGGGAAAAGTAGGGGAATGGGTGGGAGCAATTTGGCTCATGgcaaagagaggaggagagaaggtgGTGCATGCGAGCGTAAGCTAtgtcttggcactgctccttcagcagcacaacctcttgcccagccccctgaaGTGTGTCTGCCTGTTTTGGAGGATTTACcgcactgagccacttgccacctgCCTCTTTGCTtgacatctgccatcttcctgcatctcAATTTGGTGCCCCCCTCAGCACCTTCTCAGTCTCTCAGGCCATCCCCGGATGGTTCGTCATCCATACTAAGTAAATTTAGACTTGTGGGTTGCCAAACCAAAAAGTTTGGGAATCTCTGATCCAGATCAATGCACCCGCTACGTACAAGTCTTTTTTAGTGATTTGTATTAGCTGCTTCCTGCAGTATCTTAAATTGGCAGGTACAGGCCAGCAACAGCATCTCAAACATCCCTGTCAGAAGAAGCCAGCAGCCTTTAAATCGGTTgactgataaggatgtattgttacggtctctgaccgcaaattcattcattcattcattcattcagcagCCTTTAAATTGGTTTAGACCAGCATAAGGAAAAATCGTTACATTGAATAATGAGTATTGTAGATTTTTTACAAAACTGGAGAATTCTTACCTGCCTTCAGCCAAAGCTGCTCAGGTAGCTAACAAAAATTCAGAACAAGACAGAA of Eublepharis macularius isolate TG4126 chromosome 17, MPM_Emac_v1.0, whole genome shotgun sequence contains these proteins:
- the SRSF1 gene encoding serine/arginine-rich splicing factor 1 isoform X2, producing the protein MSGGGVIRGPAGNNDCRIYVGNLPPDIRTKDIEDVFYKYGAIRDIDLKNRRGGPPFAFVEFEDPRDAEDAVYGRDGYDYDGYRLRVEFPRSGRGTGRGGGGGGGGGAPRGRYGPPSRRSEYRVTVSGLPPSGSWQDLKDHMREAGDVCYADVYRDGTGVVEFVRKEDMTYAVRKLDNTKFRSHETYLKRWIKNALD
- the SRSF1 gene encoding serine/arginine-rich splicing factor 1 isoform X1 → MSGGGVIRGPAGNNDCRIYVGNLPPDIRTKDIEDVFYKYGAIRDIDLKNRRGGPPFAFVEFEDPRDAEDAVYGRDGYDYDGYRLRVEFPRSGRGTGRGGGGGGGGGAPRGRYGPPSRRSEYRVTVSGLPPSGSWQDLKDHMREAGDVCYADVYRDGTGVVEFVRKEDMTYAVRKLDNTKFRSHEGETAYIRVKVDGPRSPSYGRSRSRSRSRSRSRSRSNSRSRSYSPRRSRGSPRYSPRHSRSRSRT